A part of Daphnia pulex isolate KAP4 chromosome 6, ASM2113471v1 genomic DNA contains:
- the LOC124196263 gene encoding tetratricopeptide repeat protein 28-like isoform X1 encodes MSLRDSSEVEVDADSELSAASKASFLDKVRQSNQACQSGDFETAVGLYGEAIALDPCNHILFSNRSAALVKLGHFARALQDASRAVELNAKWPKGYYRQGVALQCLGRHSDALAAFSSGLAQDPKSLQLLAGLVEAAMKSPLRSTLEPTYRQLQAMRLDKSPFVVISVIGQELLAAGHYKAAVVVLEAALRIGTCSLKLRGSVFSALSSAYWALSMLDQAISYMQQDLSVAKSLGDTVGECRAHGNLGSAYFSKGNFKEALTSHRYQLVLAMKCKDNQAAALALTSLGHVYTAIGDYPNALASHKQCLQLVKQLGERLPEAREVGNVGAVYLAMGDFDAAVECHMEHLRIAKQLGNRVEEARAYSNLGSSHHFRRNFERAITFHNHVLHIAQELNDRNIEARAYAGLGHAARCMSDYGQAKRWHERQLDMALATRDKVAEGRACSNLGIVYQLLGDHDAALKLHQAHLNIARVLQDRAGMGRAYGNIGNAYSAMGYYEQAIKYHKQELTISKEVNDRSSEASTHGNLAVAYQALHMHDMAILHYHSHLNIARELKDTAGEACALLNLGNCHSSRAEFGAAVTFYEQYLMLSQELQDVEGEAKACHFLGYAHYCLGNFKEAIRYYDQDLALAKDLQDKMNMGRAYCNLGLSHLALGNMETALECQRYFLTITHITKHAVGKFRALGNIGDLMLKMNQAEEAVNIYQKQLQLAKQMREKGMEASSYAALAVAHRHMGYQDKALGCYTQELTLRQETGDVRGECRAHGHLASVHMALGNYTHAIKCYEEQLDRAKELRDSTMEAQAHGNLGIARLNMGHYEEAIGYFEQQLATLAQLSTATAMLDKGRAFGNLGDCYDALGDYDEAIKCHEQCLAIALKTKSLRDQEHAYRGLGQSHRCLGNLQQALVCFEKRLVVAHELGNTAAKAQAYGELGQLHSVLGNFEQAVSCLEHQISIARKLSDRQVEAEAASGLGCVYQQMGEHTKALQYHQLDLRLAEETGSSGGQCRAYGNLGATQESLGRLDEAVHCQEQHLSMAAQINDKVAKTKAFASLGRLHHGLGNPSQAVAYLQQGLQISEALSLREEEARIRHRLGLALWGSGDLDGTQVHMERAAGLLEAVRREARGSADYRLSLFDLQTACYQILQRVLVDLGRSSEALLVAERGRTRAFVDLLLERQGAATSDAETRGSHGRVALFDDSLPTSVEQIMEIVNKQKASVLYYSLAAGYLYCWLIVPTKGVVAFHQAAINPDGGVNGNGRSGESSSDSGSARVASPDDENQVQKGEGNLLDQYIQGIREALGVEWQSTGNGGGGGREDNNGDLEDLWSQHLGELGDKLNQEGDRSGFLRMVNRSHAFNSSNYSLSSLFSLGSVSINSGQSQLSSVSRPGSLRHSRRSLWQGPACLRSLYDLLLAPVEDRLTQYGQSPLSASSTSRELVLVLDGDLYLVPFALLKPQSSNDYLCERFSLIVSPSLTSLRTGQKSASRSNKLLQMHQARSLTSPLTAVSLSTYSSAMGGGVESLEQQPATSALVIGNPKMSQSVVEQWGWTDIPYAEQEALVVAEMLQTPSLLAGAAATKDAVLRHLSQVECIHFATHVSWKMSAIVLAPSMVDGLAASDGDGASTTGSTRPSLHQQDNDDIKSVASGVAPSSSAATADLPALSEFLLTAADILNLRLCARLVVVSSVHTRDHHGVAHSDGVVGLTRALLAAGAQSVLVSLWPVPDTAVKIFMRTFYSSLLQGARASRALSEAQQTVQHTKHFAHPANWAGFVLVGADVRLSNKVALMGQALTELLKTPDKCRDALRVTLHLVEKSLQRIHRGYRNAMYTTQRSIENKVGPVGGWKELLISVGFRFEPAANNIPASVFFPQSDPGERLTQCSASLQALLGLTTPSLLAISKLLASSEASTDDITAVLRNATVQLGLRDLESESVDIPVPVKLWRLPGCHELLASLGFDLMEVGRNEVTLRTGKLANKRNIQFALQALLALFETLDSPTSLSLESSSSVESLTSDEEEEEQEQDGVAGNQRNVVSNRSGRSAPSIVGGGGGGGSGNASGAGRVATGSHQTYSSLVSRRMPLSASVKSAFSSYVRSGCRGEPDGRTAVGGDSRGRESDAAFTPSPVDPVHRTSMGHRGGQGGIAGLLAGMSSSAGSDRGVPVPSLRMSLTLAHQSKIRSMYCSRQSLASQENSSPASEMGTPSMMMPSNNPSRPDSSSSTTSSADWESGLSTVRRQPPISTSLGKAPSSNNPRKVEDISAFNESRLRLDAKSFGLHSNNNHNNNNNTMADARSRSRFKPPGGFAAGLKRQMALHQSVADDGENSGGKTGSARSGSLDTLDRLSVRSEVAKAPSAFPVSGPAMQQRRRHRSVERQLDDDTDSVACDAGDAAPERDVVAQQVNERFSAAVFHHSKPGKLVMAKAAAAATTRTLHKSGATRPSVMMSQRPVDHNCPSDHEMDASSVIYSLRPGESELSSGVQLSHNAGSRSIQDHIIATQMNRLNREMPISDVYHERNMGLGLAPPLSELLVNTGGGGPNGPNSAVAAAATGSGLSVASSEDVFNSFDQISLADTVTELSSDKASDPAAAASNLKNLGYAKRPPPRPAKLPQPFGSSWGPSSGAFHATGPRQQQHQRISVFDTSSPEAEISTSSSASTMTLRHGILDMTRRDEADGRSMTDSNYSGYSPHRNLKLSTAMPMHQQLQHSSGGGRLAADSSSSAINKENKSHTIHAVAIIESSCDARANDVA; translated from the exons GTGGAGGTGGATGCGGACTCTGAGCTGTCGGCGGCCAGCAAGGCTAGCTTCCTGGACAAGGTGCGCCAATCGAATCAGGCCTGCCAGAGCGGCGACTTTGAGACGGCCGTCGGACTCTACGGCGAGGCCATCGCTCTCGATCCTTGCAATCACATCCTCTTCTCCAACCGGTCGGCGGCTCTCGTCAAACTCGGACACTTTGCCCGCGCCCTCCAGGACGCCTCGCGAGCCGTCGAACTCAACGCCAAATGGCCCAAA GGTTATTACCGTCAAGGAGTGGCCCTTCAATGTCTGGGCCGGCATTCCGATGCTTTGGCGGCCTTCAGCTCGGGACTGGCCCAGGATCCGAAATCCCTGCAGCTCTTGGCCGGCCTGGTGGAGGCGGCCATGAAATCGCCGCTGCGGTCCACCTTGGAACCCACCTACAGGCAACTGCAGGCCATGCGGCTGGACAAGTCGCCGTTTGTCGTCATCTCGGTGATTGGCCAGGAATTGCTGGCCGCCGGACACTACAaggccgccgtcgtcgtcctGGAAGCCGCACTCCGCATCGGCACGTGTTCCCTCAAATTGCGCGGGTCCGTCTTCTCCGCACTGTCGTCCGCCTACTGGGCACTTTCCATGCTGGACCag GCCATCAGCTACATGCAACAAGATTTGTCTGTGGCAAAGTCACTGGGCGACACGGTGGGCGAGTGCCGGGCCCACGGCAACCTGGGATCGGCCTATTTCAGCAAAGGCAACTTCAAGGAGGCGCTGACGTCGCACCGCTACCAGCTCGTCCTGGCCATGAAGTGCAAAGATAACCAAGCGGCCGCTCTGGCCTTGACTAGTCTAG GTCACGTTTACACGGCCATCGGCGACTACCCGAACGCCCTGGCCAGTCACAAGCAGTGCCTGCAGCTGGTCAAGCAGCTGGGCGAGCGATTGCCCGAAGCCCGCGAGGTGGGCAACGTCGGGGCCGTCTACCTGGCCATGGGCGACTTTGACGCGGCCGTCGAGTGTCACATGGAACACTTGAGGATAGCCAAGCAGCTGGGCAACCGGGTCGAGGAAGCTCGAGCCTATTCCAACCTGGGCTCCTCCCACCACTTTCGGCGCAATTTCGAGCGGGCCATCACCTTCCACAATCACGTCCTCCACATCGCCCAGGAGCTCAACGACCGCAACATCGAGGCCAGGGCCTACGCCGGACTGGGCCACGCGGCCCGCTGCATGTCCGACTACGGTCAAGCCAAGCGATGGCACGAGCGACAGCTGGACATGGCCCTGGCCACTCGCGACAAGGTGGCGGAAGGACGGGCCTGCTCCAACCTGGGCATCGTCTACCAGCTCCTGGGCGATCACGACGCGGCCCTCAAACTGCACCAGGCCCATTTGAACATTGCCCGGGTGCTGCAGGATCGGGCCGGAATGGGGCGGGCCTACGGCAACATTGGCAACGCCTACAGCGCCATGGGCTACTACGAGCAGGCCATCAAGTACCACAAACAGGAGCTGACCATCTCCAAGGAGGTGAACGACAGGAGCTCCGAGGCCTCGACGCACGGCAACCTGGCCGTGGCCTACCAGGCCCTCCACATGCACGACATGGCCATCCTGCACTACCACAGCCATTTGAACATTGCCCGCGAGCTCAAAGACACGGCCGGCGAGGCCTGCGCCCTCCTCAACCTGGGCAACTGCCACAGCTCGCGGGCGGAATTCGGCGCCGCCGTCACTTTTTACGAGCAGTACCTGATGCTCTCGCAGGAGCTCCAGGACGTGGAGGGAGAGGCCAAAGCCTGTCACTTTCTCGGCTACGCCCACTACTGCCTGGGCAACTTTAAGGAGGCCATCCGCTACTACGACCAGGATCTGGCCCTGGCCAAGGACTTGCAGGACAAGATGAACATGGGACGGGCCTACTGCAACCTGGGTCTCTCCCACCTGGCCCTGGGCAACATGGAAACGGCCCTCGAGTGCCAGCGCTACTTCCTCACCATCACGCACATCACCAAGCACGCCGTGGGCAAGTTCCGCGCCCTGGGCAACATTGGCGACCTGATGCTGAAGATGAACCAGGCCGAGGAGGCCGTCAACATCTACCAGAAGCAGCTGCAGCTGGCCAAGCAGATGCGCGAGAAGGGCATGGAAGCGTCGTCGTACGCGGCCCTGGCCGTCGCCCACCGGCACATGGGCTACCAGGACAAGGCGCTCGGATGCTACACGCAGGAGCTGACGCTCAGGCAGGAAACGGGCGACGTCCGCGGCGAGTGCCGGGCTCACGGCCACTTGGCCAGCGTCCACATGGCCCTGGGCAACTACACGCACGCCATCAAGTGCTACGAGGAGCAACTGGATCGGGCCAAGGAGCTCAGGGACTCTACGATGGAAGCCCAGGCTCACG GTAACCTGGGAATCGCCCGGCTCAACATGGGTCATTACGAGGAAGCCATCGGCTATTTCGAACAGCAATTGGCCACATTGGCGCAGCTGTCGACTGCCACCGCCATGCTGGACAAGGGCAGGGCGTTCGGCAACCTGGGCGACTGTTACGACGCCCTGGGCGATTACGACGAGGCCATCAAGTGCCACGAACAGTGTCTGGCCATCGCTCTCAAGACCAAGAGCCTTCGTGACCAAGAGCACGCCTACCGGGGCCTGGGCCAGTCACACCGCTGCCTGGGCAATCTCCAGCAGGCTCTGGTCTGCTTCGAGAAGCGCCTGGTGGTGGCCCACGAGCTGGGCAACACGGCGGCCAAAGCCCAGGCCTACGGAGAGCTCGGCCAGCTGCACAGCGTCCTGGGAAACTTTGAGCAGGCCGTCTCTTGCCTGGAACACCAGATTTCTATCGCCCGCAAACTGAGCGACCGGCAAGTGGAGGCCGAAGCGGCCAGCGGCCTGGGCTGCGTCTACCAGCAGATGGGCGAGCACACCAAAGCGCTGCAGTACCACCAACTCGATCTTCGGCTGGCCGAAGAGACGGGCTCGTCGGGCGGACAGTGCCGGGCCTACGGCAACCTGGGAGCCACCCAGGAATCGCTGGGCCGGCTGGACGAAGCCGTCCACTGTCAGGAGCAGCACTTGAGCATGGCGGCTCAGATCAACGACAAGGTGGCCAAAACCAAAGCCTTTGCCAGTTTGGGCCGGCTTCACCACGGGTTGGGGAATCCCAGCCAGGCCGTTGCGTACCTCCAGCAGGGCCTGCAGATCTCGGAGGCCCTGAGTCTGCGCGAGGAAGAAGCCCGGATCCGTCACCGGTTGGGACTGGCCCTTTGGGGCTCGGGTGATCTGGACGGCACCCAGGTGCACATGGAACGAGCAGCCGGACTCCTAGAGGCCGTCAGGCGGGAAGCCCGGGGTAGTGCCGACTACCGGCTCTCACTCTTCGACCTGCAGACGGCCTGCTATCAAATCCTGCAGCGAGTCCTGGTCGATCTGGGCCGCTCTAGCGAGGCCTTGCTTGTCGCCGAGCGCGGACGGACCCGGGCCTTTGTCGACCTGCTCCTGGAGCGCCAGGGGGCGGCCACCAGCGACGCTGAAACACGTGGCAGTCACGGCCGCGTGGCCCTTTTCGACGACTCTCTGCCCACCAGCGTCGAGCAAATTATGGAAATCGTCAACAAGCAGAAAGCGTCCGTCCTCTACTACAGTCTGGCGGCCGGCTACCTCTACTGCTGGCTCATCGTTCCCACCAAAGGTGTGGTGGCCTTCCATCAAGCGGCCATCAATCCGGACGGAGGAGTCAACGGCAACGGAAGAAGCGGAGAGTCGAGTTCCGATTCCGGCAGCGCCCGAGTGGCGTCGCCGGACGATGAGAACCAAGTGCAGAAAGGCGAGGGCAATTTGCTGGACCAGTACATCCAGGGCATTCGCGAGGCCCTGGGAGTCGAGTGGCAATCGACGggcaacggcggcggcggtgggcGGGAGGACAACAACGGCGACTTGGAGGATCTCTGGTCGCAGCATTTGGGCGAGCTGGGCGACAAATTGAATCAGGAAGGAGATCGTTCCGGCTTTTTGCGGATGGTCAACCGCTCGCACGccttcaacagcagcaactaCAGTTTGTCCAGCTTGTTCAGCCTGGGCAGCGTGTCCATCAACAGCGGGCAGAGTCAGCTGTCGTCCGTCTCCAGGCCGGGCAGTTTGCGCCACTCGCGGCGAAGCCTTTGGCAAGGGCCGGCCTGTCTCCGCTCCCTCTACGATCTGCTCCTGGCGCCCGTCGAGGATCGGCTGACCCAGTACGGGCAGTCGCCGCTCTCGGCCAGCTCTACCTCGCGGGAATTGGTCCTGGTGCTGGACGGCGACCTCTACCTGGTCCCGTTCGCCCTCCTCAAACCGCAGAGCAGCAACGACTACCTGTGCGAGCGGTTCAGTCTCATCGTCAGTCCGTCTCTGACGTCGCTGCGAACCGGGCAGAAGAGCGCCAGTCGCAGCAACAAGCTCCTGCAGATGCACCAGGCCCGTTCGCTGACGAGTCCGCTGACGGCCGTTTCGCTCTCGACCTACTCGTCGGCCATGGGCGGCGGCGTCGAGTCGCTGGAACAGCAGCCGGCCACTTCGGCCCTGGTTATCGGCAACCCCAAGATGAGCCAGTCGGTGGTGGAGCAGTGGGGCTGGACGGACATTCCCTACGCCGAGCAGGAGGCTCTCGTCGTGGCCGAAATGTTGCAGACGCCTTCGCTGCTGGCCGGAGCGGCGGCCACCAAGGACGCCGTCCTCCGTCACTTGTCGCAAGTCGAGTGCATCCACTTTGCCACTCACGTCTCGTGGAAAATGTCGGCCATCGTTTTGGCGCCGTCGATGGTGGACGGACTGGCCGCCAGCGACGGCGACGGGGCCAGCACGACGGGCAGCACTCGCCCGTCTCTCCACCAGCAAGACAACGACGACATCAAATCGGTGGCGTCGGGAGTGGCTCCGTCTTCGTCGGCCGCGACGGCCGACTTGCCGGCCTTGTCGGAATTCCTCCTGACGGCCGCCGACATCCTCAACCTGCGTCTCTGCGCCCGTCTGGTGGTGGTCAGTTCTGTCCACACTCGAGACCATCACGGCGTGGCCCATTCGGACGGAGTCGTCGGCTTGACTCGGGCCTTGCTGGCCGCCGGTGCCCAATCAGTTCTGGTTTCTCTATGGCCCGTCCCGGACACGGCCGTCAAGATTTTCATGAGAACTTTTTACTCTTCCCTCTTGCAG GGAGCGAGGGCTAGCCGGGCGTTGTCGGAAGCCCAGCAGACTGTCCAGCACACGAAACACTTTGCCCACCCGGCCAATTGGGCCGGCTTCGTCTTGGTGGGAGCTGACGTGAGGCTGTCGAACAAAGTGGCTCTGATGGGCCAAGCGCTGACGGAACTGCTCAAGACGCCGGACAAGTGCCGGGACGCTTTGCGGGTAACTCTGCACTTGGTTGAAAAGTCGCTGCAGCGGATCCACCGCGGCTATCGCAACGCCATGTACACGACCCAGCGCAGCATTGAGAACAAGGTCGGCCCAGTCGGCGGCTGGAAGGAGCTGCTCATCTCGGTCGGGTTCCGATTCGAGCCGGCCGCCAACAACATTCCGGCCTCCGTCTTTTTCCCGCAGAGCGATCCCGGCGAGCGACTGACTCAGTGCTCGGCCAGCCTCCAGGCTCTGCTGGGATTGACCACGCCTTCCCTGCTGGCCATCTCCAAATTGCTGGCTAGCTCGGAGGCTTCGACCGACGACATCACGGCCGTTCTGCGCAACGCCACCGTCCAGCTGGGACTGCGAGACCTCGAGAGCGAAAGCGTCGACATTCCCGTTCCGGTCAAATTGTGGCGCCTGCCGGGCTGTCACGAATTGTTGGCCTCGCTCGGCTTCGATCTGATGGAGGTCGGACGCAACGAGGTGACGCTCAGGACGGGCAAGCTGGCCAACAAACGCAACATCCAGTTCGCCCTTCAGGCCCTGCTGGCCCTCTTTG AAACTTTAGATTCGCCCACCAGTTTATCGCTGGAATCGTCGAGTTCCGTCGAGAGTCTGACATccgacgaggaagaagaggagcaaGAACAGGACGGAGTGGCCGGCAATCAGCGCAACGTCGTCTCGAATCGATCGGGTCGATCGGCTCCGTCGATcgttggcggcggcggcggaggaggatcTGGCAACGCCAGCGGAGCCGGCCGAGTCGCAACGGGCAGCCATCAAACCTATTCCAGTTTGGTGTCTCGCCGGATGCCGCTGTCGGCCAGCGTCAAATCGGCTTTCAGCAGCTACGTCCGCAGCGGCTGCCGGGGCGAACCTGACGGGCGGACGGCCGTCGGAGGCGATTCCCGCGGCCGGGAAAGTGACGCCGCTTTTACTCCCAGTCCCGTCGATCCTGTACATCGCAcaa GCATGGGTCATAGGGGAGGACAAGGCGGAATCGCTGGTCTGTTGGCCGGCATGTCGAGCAGCGCTGGCAGTGATCGAGGAGTTCCGGTGCCCAGTCTGCGCATGTCGCTGACGTTGGCCCACCAGTCGAAAATCCGTTCCATGTACTGCTCGCGCCAGAGTTTGGCGTCGCAGGAGAACAGTTCGCCGGCCAGCGAGATGGGCACTCCATCCATGATGATGCCGAGCAACAACCCGTCGCGCCCCGATTCCTCGTCCAGCACCACCAGCTCGGCCGACTGGGAGAGCGGCCTGTCGACCGTTCGCCGCCAGCCGCCCATTTCCACCTCGCTGGGCAAAGCTCCGTCGTCCAACAATCCGCGCAAAGTCGAAGACATTAGCGCCTTCAACGAGTCTCGGCTGAGACTGGACGCCAAAAGTTTCGGCCtccacagcaacaacaaccacaacaacaacaacaacacgatgGCCGACGCCCGATCGCGATCCCGTTTCAAGCCGCCCGGCGGATTTGCTGCCGGACTCAAACGACAAATGGCCCTTCACCAATCGGTGGCCGACGACGGCGAGAATTCCGGCGGCAAGACGGGATCGGCCCGGTCTGGCTCGCTGGACACGCTCGACCGTTTGAGCGTCCGCAGCGAAGTGGCCAAAGCTCCGTCGGCATTCCCGGTGAGCGGGCCGGCCATGCAGCAGCGCCGCCGGCATCGGTCGGTGGAGCGACAGCTGGACGACGACACGGACTCGGTCGCATGCGACGCTGGCGACGCCGCCCCCGAACGTGATGTTGTGGCCCAGCAGGTGAACGAGCGTTTTTCGGCCGCCGTCTTCCATCACTCGAAGCCGGGCAAATTGGTGATGGCCAAAGCGGCCGCTGCGGCCACGACGAGGACCCTGCACAAGAGCGGCGCCACTCGCCCGTCTGTGATGATGAGCCAGCGACCGGTCGATCACAATTGCCCGTCGGATCACGAAATGGACGCCTCGAGCGTCATTTACTCGCTGCGGCCCGGCGAGTCTGAACTGTCCAGTGGCGTCCAGCTGTCGCACAACGCCGGGTCGCGCAGCATCCAGGACCACATCATCGCGACGCAAATGAATCGACTCAACCGCGAAATGCCCATCTCGGACGTCTACCACGAGCGCAACATGGGACTGGGTCTGGCCCCGCCCCTCTCGGAGCTGCTGGTCAAcaccggcggcggcggccccAACGGCCCCAACTCGGCggtggccgccgccgccacggGGTCCGGCCTCAGCGTCGCCTCATCCGAGGACGTTTTCAATTCCTTCGATCAAATTTCGCTGGCCGACACGGTGACGGAACTGAGCAGCGACAAAGCCTCTGAtccggccgccgccgcttccAATCTGAAGAATCTGGGCTACGCCAAACGACCGCCTCCCCGGCCGGCCAAATTGCCTCAGCCGTTTGGCTCGTCGTGGGGCCCGTCGAGCGGGGCTTTCCACGCGACGGGAccgcggcagcagcagcaccagcgcATCAGCGTGTTCGACACGTCGTCGCCCGAAGCGGAAATCTCGACCTCATCGTCGGCCAGCACCATGACTTTGCGTCACGGCATTTTGGACATGACGAGACGCGACGAAGCCGACGGCCGCTCCATGACCGACTCCAACTACAGCGGCTACTCGCCGCACCGCAACCTCAAGCTGTCGACGGCCATGCCCATGCACCAGCAGCTGCAGCACTCGTCGGGCGGCGGCCGGCTGGCGGCcgattcgtcgtcgtcggccatcAACAAGGAGAATAAAAGTCACACGATTCACGCGGTGGCCATCATCGAGTCGTCGTGCGACGCCAGAGCCAACGACGTGGCTTGa